AGTCGTCGATGAGGAAGTGCTCGATCGAGTCGGGCGGGTGGTCACGCGTGCTCGCCGCCTGCTGGTCGCGCACCTGCGCGGGGGTGAACCACCGGGCCTCGACCACCTCGGTGCCGTCGACCGCGACCGTCTCGGCCGAGGCCCGGGCGCGGTATCCGAGCATCAGGCCGGCGGGGAACGGCCAGGCCTGGGAAGCCAGGTAGCGCAGCTCGGCCAACCGCAGGCCGACCTCCTCGCCCACCTCACGGTGCACGGCGTCCTCCAGGCTCTCGCCGACCTCGACGAAGCCCGCCAGCGTGGAGAAGCTCCCGGGGGCGGCGTGCCGATGGCGGAGCAGCAGGCACCGCGTGCGATCGGGTGCCTCGACGAGCACGATCACGGCCGGCTCGATCCGGGGGAACCAGAGCCGGTCGCATCCCGGACACCGCCGGGCGTGCCCGGCTTCGCAGGCAGTGGTCTGCTCTCCGCAGGTGCCGCAGAACCGCTGGTTGCGGTGCCAGTGGTGGAGCCCCCGGGCGTAGGCGAGGGTGCTCGCCTCGTGGGCCGGCAGGGTCCAGGCGAACGACCGCAGGTCGAGAGTCGCCGTCGCGCCGACCGCGGTGACGGCCTCCTCCTCCGTACGAACGGAAAGGTCGCCGGCGAACACCCCCGTCCCGGAGTCCAGGCCCAGCAGGACCGGCTCGTCGCAGAGGTCGAGCAGGGATCGGGCCGACGCACCCTGTCGCCACGCGGGCCGGACCGAGGTGCCGTCGACCAGGAAGCGGTCCCGCCAGGTCGTGATCAGCCGGGTCTCGGGCCGCCCGAGGAGGTCGCGCACCCAGTCGGGGTCCGTGCGGAGTTCGGCCGCCCGGTCGAGCCGCCCGCCGCTGTAGGGCAGGACCACGGGCGGCGCGGTCCCTGTCAGCGATGCCATGCGCCCTCCTCGTCCACCGCGATCGTCGGATCGGGATGCACCGGACGCTCGAAGAAGGTCTCCAGCACCACGATCGTCTGCGTACCCGTCACCCCGTCGATGTCGTAGATGCGGCGCAGCACCTCCTGGAGCTCCTTGGTCGTGGCGGCCCTGACCTTCACGAACAACGACGCGCTCCCGGCCACGATGTGCGCCTCCTCGATCCACGGGAGCGCGCGCAGGGCCTCTCCGGTCTCGGCGCCGCCCAGCCAGGAGGTGGCCTCGACCATCGCGAACGCGAGGACGCCTCGGTCGAGGGCGGTCGGATCGAGCTCGATGGTCGTCCGCCTGATCACTCCTCGCTCCCGGAGCTTGCGCACCCGCTCGTGCGTCGCAGCGCTCGACAGGCCGACCGCCTCGGCCAGGGCCGCGTAGGGCTGACTGGCGTCCTCCTGCAGGCGGGAGAGCAACGTGGTGTCGATCGAGTCCATGGATCACCTCGGGCATCGGTGTTCGTTCGGCCATATTAGATCACGACCGATCTGCAGTCGGCAGATCACCCGACTGGCGAAATCTCGTTCGGTGGATCATGATAGATGCCGAACGAAGCCGACGACTGCCGGGTGCGGCGGGCCGCGACCAGGATGGCCACCACCGCCGCCGCGCCGAAGACCACGTCGCCCACGTGGTCGATCGTGGTCGACACCGGAAGGACCGGAGTCTCGATGAAGGCGTGCAGGGCGTACGCGAGCGCCGCTCCGGCGACCAGTGCGAGCTGGTGCCGCGGCGCCCAGCCGGGCCGGCGGGACCAGTACGCCACGGCCGCCACGGCGACGCCCGCGATGGCCGTCATCATGACGACCGGGACCCACGCCGCCGAGTGGCCGGGCGCCAGCCGGTACGCCGAACCGCACACCAGGGCGAGCCCGCCGACCAGCCACGCCGAGGGCCCGCGCCGACCGGCCTCCTCCGCGGGAGCCTCCACGTGAGCCTCGACGGTCGTGACGGTCCGGGACGGACGGACGAGGAAGGCCGCGACCACCGTGGCCACGACGACGACCGCGACTCCGGCGAACTGCGGAACCGAGGCCACGAACGGATCCCGGGCGATCTGCATCACCGTGGTCGCCAACGAGCCGAAGGCGAACAGCACTCCGGTCACTGTCAATCCGACCTTGCCCAGCCAGGGTGTGGTGCGCCGTTCCGGCACCATCGCCTCGACCAGCCCGATGGGCACGCTGATGCTCCACACGGTGTGCAGTGCCAGGACCGCCAGCGTCCAGGGGACGGCGATGCCCAGCGCCGGGACGTAGCCGACGTCGAGCAGGTGCGCGCCGACGTAGTTGCGGTTGAACAGCGACTGGGTGGTGACGCCCTCCTCGAAGACGCCGTACGCCAGACCGAGCAGCAGGATGCTCGGCCAGCCACGGCCGGTACGCCGGACGAACTCCCTGATCAGCAACGCACCACCGCCGTAGAGCGGTGCCAGGAGGACCAGGCCGACGAGCAGGGTGATGGGGAGGTTCCCCAAGAGGAACTCCGCGACCAGCGGGGCGGTCAGGAACAGTCCGACGGCAGGTGCGACGCGGCGCATGGAAGGCCTCCTGGTTCGTGCGCGCGATCCGACCATCCCAGCGTCGCCCCGAGCGCGGACCCGGTCCGATGTCATCCGGTCGCCCGCGGCCATGACATCTGTCCTGCCCCGGCCACTGCGGAACAGTCACGACAGACCGGCCGACCGCGACTGTTGGCAGGAGACAGGAGAACTGCCGAAGCGACCGGGCGACCGGGGGCGCAGGCAGTCGAGACGACCCGACGACGAATACGACGACGAATCCGACGACGAATCCGACGACGAATCCGACGAGGAATGAGGACGGCGCGATGGCGGACACCGACATCCGGCACCTGCTCGAAGGTCTCCACCAGGACGGGCTCACCCACGATGCGGCGCAGGAGGACCGGCTGCTCCGCCGCCGCAACCTGGAGCCCGAGGCGGCCGCTCTGCTGTCGGTCGTACTCCAGGCGATGGGTGCCACCACGATGGTGGAGATCGGCACCTCCAACGGGTACTCCGCGATCTGGTTCGCGGCCGCGCTGGCCCGGCGAGCCGGGCGGCTGGTGAGCGTGGACGTCGACGCCTCCGTGCAGGTGCAGGCGCGGACCAACCTGGAGGCCGCGGGGCTGGCGGCGACCGTCGAGCTCCGGACCGGGGACGGTGGCGCGGTGCTGGCCGACCTGCCCGACGCGGGCCTGGACGTGTTGTTCCTCGACTCCGAGCGCCCGGAGTATCCGCGGTGGTGGCCGCATCCGGTGCGGGCGCTGCGCGTCGGTGGCCTCCTCGCCGTCGACAACGTGCTCTCCCACCCGGACGAGGTGGCGGAGTTCCGTGCGCTGGTGGAAGGCTCCGCCGACCTGGAGTCGACCGTCGTGCCGGTGGGCAAGGGGCTGCTGCTCGCCACCCGGCTTGCGACGTAGCCGACGTAGCCGACGTAACCGACGGAACCGACGAAGCCGAGATGCGACGTCGCCGGCGTACGACCTGGCTGCCGGCGTCAGTTGTTCAGCTGGTCGAGGATCGGCCAGAGGCTCTCGTGGCCGGTCATCGTGGCGTAGTCGTACTGGCTGCCGCCCACCGCGCCGCCGTCGCGGACCGCGTTCACGAACGCCTGCACGCGGTCGGCCGTGACCGGCGTACTTCCTTCGCCGATCACCCCGCCCTCGACGTGCACCCGGCGCCCGGTGAGCGACCTCGCCCGCGTCGTCTGGTCCTTCACCCAGGTGTAGACCTGCGCCGCGGAGAAGTTCGACCGGAACGACCACAACGCCATGGGTACGACGGCCTCGCTGTTCGGTCCGATCGACGCCCAGGGGAAGCCCTCCCAGCGGTTGCCGGGATCGGTCCCGAACGGCGAGGGCACGATCGCCCCGATCACCGCCGGGGTACGGGTGCGCACCTGCTGCAGGTGGGTCACCAGCCGCTGGTTGAACTGGGCATGGGTGACCTCGCCGTCGGAGCCGAACCGTTCGATGTCCACCCCCACCGCGTCGAACCGCTGCCCTGCCGGGCTGACGTAGGAGCCGATCGCCACGGTGCGGCGCACGTCGCGCTCGAGGTCGCCGTAGCCGGGCACGTACCACCCGACGACCCGGATCCCGGCAGCGTGCGCGGCGTCCAGCCACTGCCCCATCCTGGTCTCGTCGAAGAAGTCCTGTGCGCTGTTGAACCGCGCGGTGCCGAGGTAGAGCGTGCGTACGTCCCGCGCGCGCATGTCGGCCACCGAGGACACCGGTTCGAGGGTGGCGTAGTCCAAGGTGTCCACCCAGGTGCCGAGCCGGCGGAAGGCGACGTAGGCGTCGACGGCCGTCCATGGGCTCCAGGTACCGGCCGGGGTCGACCGCACCGACTCGTACTGGAAGCCGGTCGACGACCATCCGACGACCCGCACCGCTGCGTCGCCGTCGCTCGCGGTCGGGCCGGAGGAGAACGTGCCGCCCAGCGAGGCCCACGACGTCCACGCCGATCCCGTCCACCGCAGCAGCCGCATGCTGTTGCCACTGCCGCGCGCGACCACGTCCAGCAGGCCGACGCCCGGGGAGGCCACGGCGGGCTGGGAGTTGAGCAGGGTGGTGGCGCCGCCGACCCGCACCCACGAGCGCCAGCGCCCGTCGCCGAACCACTTCTGCGACAGGGTGTTGTCGGCGTTGCGTACGAAGACGTCCAGCCGCCCCGGACCCCACGACGTCGCCGCCGGGCTGGAGGAGAGCACGCCGCCCAGGCGTTCCCAGGCCGACCAGCTTCCGGACGCGAACGCCTTGTGGGACAGGCCGTTGTCGACGTTGCGGACGAAGACGTCCAGCAGGCCTGGTCCCTGGGACGCGACCGCCGGCGCCGAGGTGAGGACGCCGCCCAGGCGCTCCCAGCTCTGCCAGCCGCCGGCGGCGTAGGCCCGGTGCCACAGGGCGTTGTCCGTGCCGCGGGCGAAGACGTCCATCCGTCCGGGTGCCCAGGAGACGGCCGCCGGCTGCGAGGCGAGGTCGCCGCCGAGGTTGAGCGTGCGGGTCCAGGAGCCGCCCGGATAGCGGATCTGCTGCAGCAGGTCGCCGCCGGAGGAGGTGTTGAACAGGTCCGTACGGCCGGGCCCGTAGGACGTGACCGCCGGGCTGGTGCGTTCCGCCGAGGGCAGCGGGATCGCCGCCGCCGGGGTGGGCGCCCGCACAGCCGGGGCCGGGCCGGCCGCCGCGGCGGGCGCACCCGTGGCGCCCAGGCTCAGCGCTCCCGCGACCAGCAGGGCGGCCGCACCGGCGACCCGTGCCCGGCTGCCCGGCCGCGGGCGGTTTCGACGTACCGCATCCACCATCGCCACGCACCGACTTCCCGACACCACCGCGCCCACGCCGGACCGCGGCGAAACCGAACGTCCGTGAACTGTCCGATCCCGGACAGTGGTGACGGTACGCCGTGCACGGGCGCAAAGGCGGCGGAACGGCCGAACCGGCGAAACCGGCGCACCGCAGACCCGGCTCGGCCCGGGCCGCCGATGGCGAAGTCGGACAACCCGCGACCGGACCACCCGGCGGCGCGCCCGCAAGTACGGGAGGCGGGCGACGTCTGCTTCCTAGGGTCGGAGCATGGCGTACTTCACGTTCACCATGGCCACGCTCGTGGTGGGTGCGCTCGTGCACACGTTCGTCGACAAGACCCCGCAGCGGCGGACCCGGCCCCGGGTGATCGAACTGTGGCTGCTGTGGTTCGTGGTGGGTGGCGGCGTGTGGGCGATCTTCGGCGGGCTCAGCCACCTCGGGCCCAACTCCAGCGAGGTCGCGGCCTCGATCGGATATCACCAGAGCTTCTTCCAGTGGGAGGTGGGCTGGGCCGACATCGCGGTCGGCGTGCTCGGCGTGGTCTGCGTACGGAAGCGGGACAGCTGGCTCACCGCGGCGGTCGTCGCGCTCGCGATCCTGTTCTGGGGCGACGCGGTGGGACACGTCATGCAGTTGATCGCGCACGACAACACCGCGACGGCGAATGTGGGAGCGATCCCGGTCGACGTGCTGCAGCCGCTGGTCGCGGTGGTCCTGCTGGTGGAGTACCGCCGGCACCAACCCGCCGTCGGCCGGGCCACCACCGGAACCAAGGCCGCCGACTGACGCCGGCGCGTGGCAGACTCGGGCGGGCGACCGGTTCGCGGGCCGTCGGTGTCCGCGGGCCCCGCGGAAGAGCTGCCCACCGCCGGAAGGAAGCCATGCGCCAGTTGCGCTACGACGAACTCACCGTGTCCGTCGCACCGTCCGCGGAGGCGGCCGGAGCCGCGGCCGCGGAACGCTTCGCGGCGGCCGTCCGCGCCGAACTCGCCACCGTCGACACCGGCGACGCGGTGGCGGTGATCCTGGCCACCGGCAACTCCCAGTTCGGCTTCGTGCGGGCCGTGCGCGAACGCGACGACATCGACTGGTCGCGGCTGGTCGTGCTGCACATGGACGAGTACGCCGGCATGACGGCGGACCACTCGGCGAGTTTCCGCCGGTGGTTCGCCGACCAGTTGCTGCCGTACGTCACGCCGCGGGAGTTCCACGGCATCCGCGGCGACCACGAGCCGGTCGAGGAGGAGCTGGCGAGGTACTCGAAGCTGCTGGCCGACCTCGACCCGGCGGTGTGCGTTATGGGCATCGGCGAGAACGGCCACCTGGCGTTCAACGACCCGCCCGCCGACTTCGACACCACCGCGCTGGTCCACCTGGTGGACCTGGACGACGCGTGCCGGCGCCAGCAGGTCGGCGAGGGCCACTTCCCGTCGCTGGCGCAGACGCCGACGCAGGCGCTGTCGCTGACGGTGCCGGCCCTGATCCGGCCGCGGACGGTGCTGGTGGTGACGCCCGAGGCCCGCAAGGCGGAGGCGGTCCGCGCCGCGCTGGAGGGCCCGGTCACCCCGGACTGCCCGGCGTCGGTCCTGCGCACCGTCGGCCACGCGCAGCTGTTCCTCGACGAGGAGTCCGCCGGAACACTGCGCGACCAGGTGGCCTGAGCCGCGGGCCGGGACGCAGGGGCTGGTACGCCGGTCAGTCGCGCAGGGCGGTGGCGGGACCGACGGCGGTCACGATGACCACGGCCGTGCCCGCCTCGTCGGAGGCGGCCAGGTCGACCTCGGCGGTGATGCCCCAGTCGCGGTCGCCGTTGGGGTCGTCGAAGATCTGCCGGACCAGCCACCGGCCGGGCTCGGTCGTGGTGTCCACCACCAGGAACGCCGGGCCGCGCGCGTCCGGGCCGGTGCCGATCGAGTCGTACTCGGAGAAGTACTCCGCCAGGGCCTGCGCCCAGGCGTCCGCGTCGAAGCCGGCCTCGGCGTCCAGCTCACCGAGTTCGCCGGAGCGGCGCAGCGCGGCCAGCTCGACCCTGCGGAACAACGCGTTGCGGACCAGCACCCGGAACGCCCGCGCGTTCGAGGTCACTGTCAACGGCTCCTTGACACCGATGCCCGGAGCGCCGGCCGACAGCGCCTCCTCGGACGGGTTGCGCAGACGTTCCCACTCGTCCAGCAGGCTGGAGTCGACCTGGCGGACCAGCTCGCCCAGCCACTCGATCAGGTCGGTCAGCTCCTCGGTCCGCGCGTCCTCGGGCACGGTCTGGCGCAGCGCCCTGAACGCGTCGGCGAGGTAGCGCAGCACCAGCCCCTCCGAGCGGGTCAGGCCGTACAGGCCGACGTACTCCACGAACGTCATCGCCTGCTCGTACATGTCGCGGACGACCGACTTCGGGGAGAGCTCGTGGTCGGCGACCCAGGGATGCCCGCGCCGGTACATGTCGTACGCCGCGTCGAGCAGGTCGACCAGTGGCCGCGGATGGGTGACGTCCTCCAGCAGCTCCATGCGTTCGTCGTACTCGATGCCCTCCGCCTTCATCGCCGCGACCGCCTCGCCCCGCGCCTTGTTCCGCTGGGCGGACAGCACCTGCCGCGGGTCGTCCAGCGTGGACTCGATCACCGACACCACGTCCAGGGCGTACGTCGGCGACTCCTTGTCCAGCAGCTCGATCGCGGCCAAGGCGAACGGCGACAGCGGCTGGTTGAGGGCGAAGTCCCACTGCAGGTCGACGGTGAGCCGGATCCGGCGCCCGGTCTCGTCGGGTTCGTCCAGCCGCTCCACCACGCCGCCGGCGAGCAACGCGCGGTAGATCGCGATCGCCCGACGGATGTGCCGGCGCCGCGCGGCCGGCTCCTCGTGATTGTCGGTGAGCAGGTGGCGCATCGCGGCGAACGCGTCTCCGGGCCGGCCGATGACGTTCAGCAGCATCGCGTGGCTGACCGCGAAACTGGACGTGAGCGGCTCGGGCTCGGAGGCGATCAGCCGCTCGAACGTCGGCCGGCCCCAGCCGATGGAGCCCTCCGGCGGCTTCTTGCGCACCACCTTGCGGCGCTTCTTCGGATCGTCGCCGGCCTTGGCCAGCGCCTTCTCGTTGTCCACCACGTGTTCGGGTGCCTGCACGACCACGGTGCCGAGGGTGTCGTAGCCGGCGCGACCGGCCCGCCCGGCGATCTGGTGGAACTCCCGCGCCTTGAGCAGCCGCACCTTCTGCCCGTCGTACTTCGACAGTCCGGTGAACAGCACCGTGCGGATCGGCACGTTGATGCCCACGCCGAGGGTGTCGGTGCCGCAGATCACCTTCAGCAGCCCGGCCTGGGCGAGCGTCTCCACCAGCCGGCGGTAGCGGGGCAGCATGCCGGCGTGGTGGACGCCGATGCCGTGCCGGACCAGCCGGGACAGTGTGCGCCCGAACCCGGCGGTGAACCGGAAGTGTCCGATCATCGCCGCGATCGCGTCCTTCTCCGCCCGGGTGCACATGTTGACGCTCATCAGCGCCTGCGCGCGTTCCAGCGCGGCGGCCTGGGTGAAGTGGACGACGTAGACCGGCGCCTGGTGGGTGCCGAGGAGTTCCTCCAGCGTCTCGTGCAGGGGAGTGGTGACGTAGGAGAACACCAGCGGCACCGGGCGCTCGGCCGCGTGCACGAGGGTGGTGGGCCGCCCGGTCCGCCGGGTCAGGTCCTCCTCGAACCTGCTGACGTCGCCCAGCGTCGCCGACATCAGGACGAACTGCGCGTGCGGCAGTTCGATCAGCGGCACCTGCCAGGCCCAGCCCCGGTCGGGCTCGGCGTAGAAGTGGAACTCGTCCATCACCACCTGGCCGACGTCGGCGTCGGCCCCGTCCCGCAGGGCGATGTTGGCGAGGATCTCGGCGGTGCAGCAGATGATCGGCGCGTCGGCGTTCACGCTCGCGTCGCCGGTCTGCATGCCCACCTTGTCGGCGCCGAACATCTCGCACAGCCCGAAGAACTTCTCCGACACCAGCGCCTTGATCGGCGCGGTGTAGTAGGTCCGCCGGCCCTGCGCCAGCGCGGCGAAGTGGGCGCCGGCGGCGACCAGGCTCTTGCCCGAGCCGGTGGGGGTCGCGAGGATCACGTTGGCGCCGGAGACGACCTCGATCAGCGCCTCTTCCTGGTGGGGATAGAGGGTGAACCCGCGTTCGCCCGCCCAGGAGACGAAGGTCTCGTAGAGCGAGTCGGGGTCGGCGTCGGCCGGGTCGGCCGGCGGGTGCAGCTGCCTGAGCGGCACGGTCGCCGGCGAGGACGTGGCCGGTGACAGCGCGGCCGAGGCCGGTGCGGCCGGTGCGGAGAGGGCGGACGTGGACGGCGGGGACAACGGATCAGTGAGCGACATGGCGCTTCCATCGTGCCCTACGCCGTACGCGAGGGCCCACCCGCGCCGGACGCGGGTGGACCCTCGGGTGGGCCTCGGTGAGCGTCGTAGCTCTCAGCCCAGGTCGATCGTGGGGTAGAGCGGGTGGTTGGCCAGCAGGTCGGCGGCCTGCTGGGAGACCCGGGAGGCCACTGCCTCGTCGAGCACGTGCGAGGCCTTCGACGGGGCGCCCTGCCTGGTGGTGCCGGGCTTCGTCTGGCCGAGCACCGTGTCGATCAGCCCGGCCACCTCATCCAGCTCGGCGGTGCCGAGGCCGCGGGTGGTGAGCGCGGGGGTGCCGAGCCGGATGCCGGAGGTGTACCACGCGCCGTTGCGGTCCTGCGGGACGGCGTTGCGGTTGGTGACGATGCCCGAGTCGAGCAGCGCCGACTCGGCCTGCCGCCCGGTGAGGCCGTACGACGACACGTCCAGCAGCACCAGGTGGTTGTCGGTGCCGCCGGTGACCAGCTTCGCGCCGCGCCGGGTCAGCCCCTCGGCCAGCGCCTTGGCGTTGTCCACGATCCGCTGGGCGTAGTCGCGGAAGTCCGGCTGCCGTGCCTCGGCGAGTGCGACCGCCTTGGCCGCCATCACGTGCGGCAGCGGGCCGCCGAGCACCATCGGGCAGCCGCGGTCCACCTGGTCGGCGAGCTCGGGCTGGCACAGCACCATGCCGCCGCGCGGCCCGCGCAGCGACTTGTGCGTCGTGGTGGTGGTGATGTGGGCGTGCGGCACCGGGTCGTAGTCGCCGGTGAGCACCTTGCCCGCCACCAGCCCGGCGAAGTGGGCCATGTCGACCATGAACGTCGCACCCACCTCGTCGGCGATCTCGCGCATCGTGGCGAAGTTGATCAGCCGGGGGTACGCCGAGTAGCCGGCGACCAGGATCAGCGGGCGGAACTCCTGCGCCGCCCGGCGTACCTCGTCGTAGTCGATCAGGCCCGTCTCGGGGTCGGTGCCGTAGCTGCGCTGGTCGAACATCTTGCCGGAGATGTTCGGCCGGAACCCGTGGGTGAGGTGGCCGCCCGCGTCCAGGGACATGCCGAGCATCCGCTGGTTGCCGAGCTCGCGGCGCAGCTCGAACCAGTCCTGCTCGGACAGGTCGTTGACCTGGCGGACCTGCGCCTTCTCCAGCGCGGGAGCCTCGACCCGGTTGGCGAGGATCGCCCAGAACGCGACCAGGTTGGCGTCGATCCCGGAGTGCGGCTGGGCGTAGGCGTGCGGGGTGCCGAAGAGCTCGCGGGCGTGCTCGGCGGCCAGCGCCTCCACGGTGTCGACGTTCTGGCAGCCGGCGTAGAAGCGGCGCCCGATGGTGCCCTCGGCGTACTTGTCGCTGAGCCAGTTGCCCATCGCCAGCAGCACGGCCGGCGAGGCGTAGTTCTCGCTCGCGATCAGCTTCAGGGACTCGCGCTGGTCGGTGAGCTCGGCGCCGATCGCGGCGGCGACCCGGGGCTCCACCCCGGCGATCACGTCCAGCGCGCTCCGGAACGCGGTCGACTCGGCACTGTTCGCGGCACTGCTGGGGGAGCTGCTCTGGGGGTTGTCCGGGGCGGACGCGGGGCTCATGGGACCTCCTGTGGCGTACGGAAGGGGGCCCAGGCGCACGGCACTCCGTCCTTCGACGAGGCCGCTTCCCGATGGTCGATCCCATCCCAACGCGCCAGTCACGGCCTGCACCGAGGCTATCGTGACCGCCCGCCGCCGCGCAGCCACCCGTACCCCCACACATCCGCCCACGTCACGCCCGCGCGACCTTCCCCGCCGAGCCCGGCACGATCCGCCCGGCCCGGCGGTGTCCGCCATTCCGGTCGTGCCCGCCCGGACCGGGACGCTCCGGCGCGGCCGGATGCACTCCGGCCCGTGAAGACGGCGCCCTCTCCGGCGTTTGTGCCCTCACCCACCCACCGCTGTGGACACTGGGATGAGGAATGTCTCAGGGACTTCTGTGGGCGGAACCGTTTTCGCAGGTCAGAGGCGGTACGCCGACCGCGGGGCCGCAGGCTCTGAGCGTCGGGGGGTGAGGTTGTGGCGGCGCAGAAGGGACAGCAGCACGGCGACCCGGGCAAGCCGGAGGAGTCGCAGGGGCGGCCGTGGGTCCGCTCGCTGGGAATGATCGGTCTGGTCCTCCTGGTGCTCGCGGCCCTGATCGAGACGATCACGGCCGGGACCCAGCGCCCGATCGTGGGCGGGCTGGCTCTGCTCGCGATCGCCGCGTTCGTGGTGGCCGGGGTGGGGCGGCTGACCGAGCCGGAGAGCGTGCGCGCCGCTCGGGCACAGGCCGCCGACGGGGCCTCGGACCCGGACGGACGGTCCGGGCCCTGGCAGGAGGACGACGCCCCGTGGCGGGAGGACGCCGACGGGCCCTGGCAGGAGGAGGGCGGCGACGGCGGCGAGGGCGGCTGGAACGAGGGCGAGGGACCGTGGAGCGAACGCGGCGAGCCCAGCGCACCGGCCGAACGGGCCGGCGGCTGGCAGGGCGCCCCGCCCGGCGCCCGCGCGGGTGCCCGCACCCAGACCCAGGCCGCCACCCGGGTGCCGGGCCAGCGGCGCGAACGCGG
This Actinopolymorpha cephalotaxi DNA region includes the following protein-coding sequences:
- a CDS encoding DEAD/DEAH box helicase — protein: MSLTDPLSPPSTSALSAPAAPASAALSPATSSPATVPLRQLHPPADPADADPDSLYETFVSWAGERGFTLYPHQEEALIEVVSGANVILATPTGSGKSLVAAGAHFAALAQGRRTYYTAPIKALVSEKFFGLCEMFGADKVGMQTGDASVNADAPIICCTAEILANIALRDGADADVGQVVMDEFHFYAEPDRGWAWQVPLIELPHAQFVLMSATLGDVSRFEEDLTRRTGRPTTLVHAAERPVPLVFSYVTTPLHETLEELLGTHQAPVYVVHFTQAAALERAQALMSVNMCTRAEKDAIAAMIGHFRFTAGFGRTLSRLVRHGIGVHHAGMLPRYRRLVETLAQAGLLKVICGTDTLGVGINVPIRTVLFTGLSKYDGQKVRLLKAREFHQIAGRAGRAGYDTLGTVVVQAPEHVVDNEKALAKAGDDPKKRRKVVRKKPPEGSIGWGRPTFERLIASEPEPLTSSFAVSHAMLLNVIGRPGDAFAAMRHLLTDNHEEPAARRRHIRRAIAIYRALLAGGVVERLDEPDETGRRIRLTVDLQWDFALNQPLSPFALAAIELLDKESPTYALDVVSVIESTLDDPRQVLSAQRNKARGEAVAAMKAEGIEYDERMELLEDVTHPRPLVDLLDAAYDMYRRGHPWVADHELSPKSVVRDMYEQAMTFVEYVGLYGLTRSEGLVLRYLADAFRALRQTVPEDARTEELTDLIEWLGELVRQVDSSLLDEWERLRNPSEEALSAGAPGIGVKEPLTVTSNARAFRVLVRNALFRRVELAALRRSGELGELDAEAGFDADAWAQALAEYFSEYDSIGTGPDARGPAFLVVDTTTEPGRWLVRQIFDDPNGDRDWGITAEVDLAASDEAGTAVVIVTAVGPATALRD
- a CDS encoding O-methyltransferase, whose protein sequence is MADTDIRHLLEGLHQDGLTHDAAQEDRLLRRRNLEPEAAALLSVVLQAMGATTMVEIGTSNGYSAIWFAAALARRAGRLVSVDVDASVQVQARTNLEAAGLAATVELRTGDGGAVLADLPDAGLDVLFLDSERPEYPRWWPHPVRALRVGGLLAVDNVLSHPDEVAEFRALVEGSADLESTVVPVGKGLLLATRLAT
- a CDS encoding 6-phosphogluconolactonase; protein product: MRQLRYDELTVSVAPSAEAAGAAAAERFAAAVRAELATVDTGDAVAVILATGNSQFGFVRAVRERDDIDWSRLVVLHMDEYAGMTADHSASFRRWFADQLLPYVTPREFHGIRGDHEPVEEELARYSKLLADLDPAVCVMGIGENGHLAFNDPPADFDTTALVHLVDLDDACRRQQVGEGHFPSLAQTPTQALSLTVPALIRPRTVLVVTPEARKAEAVRAALEGPVTPDCPASVLRTVGHAQLFLDEESAGTLRDQVA
- the nudC gene encoding NAD(+) diphosphatase, yielding MASLTGTAPPVVLPYSGGRLDRAAELRTDPDWVRDLLGRPETRLITTWRDRFLVDGTSVRPAWRQGASARSLLDLCDEPVLLGLDSGTGVFAGDLSVRTEEEAVTAVGATATLDLRSFAWTLPAHEASTLAYARGLHHWHRNQRFCGTCGEQTTACEAGHARRCPGCDRLWFPRIEPAVIVLVEAPDRTRCLLLRHRHAAPGSFSTLAGFVEVGESLEDAVHREVGEEVGLRLAELRYLASQAWPFPAGLMLGYRARASAETVAVDGTEVVEARWFTPAQVRDQQAASTRDHPPDSIEHFLIDDWLREHPA
- a CDS encoding glycine hydroxymethyltransferase gives rise to the protein MSPASAPDNPQSSSPSSAANSAESTAFRSALDVIAGVEPRVAAAIGAELTDQRESLKLIASENYASPAVLLAMGNWLSDKYAEGTIGRRFYAGCQNVDTVEALAAEHARELFGTPHAYAQPHSGIDANLVAFWAILANRVEAPALEKAQVRQVNDLSEQDWFELRRELGNQRMLGMSLDAGGHLTHGFRPNISGKMFDQRSYGTDPETGLIDYDEVRRAAQEFRPLILVAGYSAYPRLINFATMREIADEVGATFMVDMAHFAGLVAGKVLTGDYDPVPHAHITTTTTHKSLRGPRGGMVLCQPELADQVDRGCPMVLGGPLPHVMAAKAVALAEARQPDFRDYAQRIVDNAKALAEGLTRRGAKLVTGGTDNHLVLLDVSSYGLTGRQAESALLDSGIVTNRNAVPQDRNGAWYTSGIRLGTPALTTRGLGTAELDEVAGLIDTVLGQTKPGTTRQGAPSKASHVLDEAVASRVSQQAADLLANHPLYPTIDLG
- a CDS encoding Lrp/AsnC family transcriptional regulator, with product MDSIDTTLLSRLQEDASQPYAALAEAVGLSSAATHERVRKLRERGVIRRTTIELDPTALDRGVLAFAMVEATSWLGGAETGEALRALPWIEEAHIVAGSASLFVKVRAATTKELQEVLRRIYDIDGVTGTQTIVVLETFFERPVHPDPTIAVDEEGAWHR
- a CDS encoding DUF6790 family protein, whose product is MAYFTFTMATLVVGALVHTFVDKTPQRRTRPRVIELWLLWFVVGGGVWAIFGGLSHLGPNSSEVAASIGYHQSFFQWEVGWADIAVGVLGVVCVRKRDSWLTAAVVALAILFWGDAVGHVMQLIAHDNTATANVGAIPVDVLQPLVAVVLLVEYRRHQPAVGRATTGTKAAD